A genomic window from Anthonomus grandis grandis chromosome 2, icAntGran1.3, whole genome shotgun sequence includes:
- the LOC126749130 gene encoding uncharacterized protein LOC126749130 yields the protein MLRSVFSLIQRIIDFSEKNYTNTKSKSLIFCFVNLEHIGDMNLESEDKEQLLKSLEYNKEANRIQPTHKNCFPVEPKHGDAVTSKPKTKTDNRLPQEGKDELKRITFWNSDKKGEDKVVENAVDAEIQPNVHLLIDQLSEKRIEIASKESDQVSTLLEQVKKMKTGLERLQEIAMQFNCSERFNEDVNYLMNNAREYLRRQKDDNSNVSPKV from the exons ATGTTGCGGAGCGTTTTCAg cTTAATTCAAAGAATTATAGACTTCTCAGAAAAGAACTACACAAACACGAAATCAAAATCTCTAATTTTCTGCTTTGTTAACCTAGAACATATCGGCGATATGAATTTAGAAAGTGAGGATAAAGAGCAGCTATTAAAAAGCTTGGAATATAACAAAGAAGCTAACCGAATCCAGCCAAcgcataaaaattgttttccaGTTGAACCTAAACATGGGGATGCTGTTACGAGTAAacctaaaacaaaaactgaCAATAGATTACCCCAAGAAGGTAAGGATGAGTTAAAAAGAATTACTTTCTGGAACTCCGACAAAAAGGGTGAAGACAAAGTTGTGGAGAATGCAGTGGATGCAGAAATTCAACCAAATGTTCACCTTTTAATAGACCAGTTGTCTGAAAAACGTATTGAAATTGCTTCCAAGG aatcaGATCAAGTTTCAACGTTACTGGAACAagtcaaaaaaatgaaaactggaTTAGAGCGACTGCAAGAAATAGCCATGCAGTTTAACTGCTCTGAACGCTTCAACGAagatgtaaattatttaatgaataatgCAAGAGAGTATTTAAGACGCCAAAAAGATGATAACAGTAATGTTTCTCCTAAAGTATAA